The following proteins are encoded in a genomic region of Toxotes jaculatrix isolate fToxJac2 chromosome 3, fToxJac2.pri, whole genome shotgun sequence:
- the ift52 gene encoding intraflagellar transport protein 52 homolog codes for MEKEANNSVVFNASKKELFTMNNGYKSMQKRLRAQWKIQSMKEELSLEKLKGVKLWITAGPREKFTASELEMLKHYLDGGGNVLVMLGEGGENKYDTNINFLLEEFGIMVNNDAVVRNVYYKYFHPKEALVSNGVLNREISRAAGKVVTGIIEDENVGNNAQALTFVYPYGATLSVMKPAVAVLSTGSVCFPLNRPVLAFYQGKEAGKLVVLGSCHMFTDQYIEKEENSKILDVVLQWLMTDNIQLNQIDAEDPEITDYTMLPDTGCLSEQLRVCLQEGDENPRDFTSLFDMSLFNLSTDTLPQVISAYKQLNVKNEPLQLITPQFETPLPQLQPAVFPPALSDLPPPMLDLFDLDETFSSEKVRLAQLTNKCTDDDLEFYVRKCGEILGVTPKLDKDHRDAKHILEHIFFQVVEFKKLNQEHDIDAEAQFAPL; via the exons ATGGAGAAGGAAGCGAACAATTCCGTCGTCTTCAATGCCTCAAAAAAAGAACTTTTTACCATGAACAATGGATACAAATCCATGCAGAAGAGACTGCGAGCTCAATGGAAAATCCAGAG TATGAAAGAAGAGCTGTCTTTGGAGAAGCTGAAGGGCGTCAAGTTGTGGATAACTGCAGGCCCAAGGGAGAAGTTCACAGCATCAGAG CTGGAGATGCTGAAGCACTACCTGGATGGAGGAGGAAACGTCCTGGTCATGCTcggtgaaggaggagaaaataaatatgacaCCAACATCAACTTTCTCCTGGAGGAGTTTGGAATTATGGTTAACAATG ATGCTGTTGTGAGGAATGTGTATTATAAATACTTCCATCCTAAGGAGGCTCTTGTGTCCAATGGTGTATTGAACAG AGAGATCAGTCGGGCTGCTGGCAAAGTGGTCACAGGAATCATTGAAGATGAAAATGTTGGAAACAATGCACA AGCTCTCACGTTCGTGTACCCATATGGAGCCACGCTGAGTGTGATGAAGCCTGCTGTGGCTGTTCTTTCAACTGGCTCAGTCTGCTTCCCCCTCAACAGGCCTGTCCTGGCCTTCTATCAGGGAAAG GAGGCTGGCAAACTGGTTGTGCTGGGTTCCTGCCACATGTTCACTGACCAATACATagagaaagaagagaacagTAAAATCTTG GATGTCGTGCTTCAGTGGCTCATGACTGATAATATTCAGCTGAACCAGATTGATGCGGAAGACCCAGAG ATAACAGATTACACCATGTTGCCGGACACAGGGTGCCTGTCAGAACAGCTCAGAGTGTGTTTGCAAGAGGGTGATGAAAACCCCAGGGACTTCACCTCGCTCTTTGATATGTCTTTGTTCAACTTGTCAACTGACACTTTACCTCAAGTCATCAG tgctTACAAGCAACTGAATGTCAAAAATGAGCCACTTCAGCTGATCACACCACAGTTTGAGACCCCTCTGCCTCAGCTTCAGCCTGCT GTCTTTCCACCTGCCTTAAGTGATTTACCTCCACCCATGTTGGACCTGTTTGATCTAGATGAAACGTTCTCTTCTGAGAAAGTGCGCCTCGCGCAGCTCACCAATAAAT GTACAGATGACGATCTTGAATTCTATGTGCGGAAGTGTGGTGAAATTCTGGGCGTGACGCCAAAGTTGGATAAAGATCATCGGGATGCCAAGCACATCTTGGAACATATTTTCTTCCAGGTTGTAGAGTTTAAAAAACTCAA